A single Sulfurimonas crateris DNA region contains:
- a CDS encoding tyrosine-type recombinase/integrase, with the protein MDAAKEKVYNGYLEHLLIKGLAKSTVELYAKEAKSFIEFVDDLESINNSIVYNYLQKYSHLGNDGKNKHGSALRVFLRHLSKNVYFNMNKVNIPYVKGSRKLPEILDQDEFIKRLNELKKTAEMSNSWKIKRNYALTILLYATGMRVSEALAFDRNNIENGWARIDSGKGLKDRVVPIAKEAVEALDAYMRTCPFPLGKGFFVNYKGTSMSRVQVYKILKDSIDLNPHSMRHHFATHMIINGCDVSVVSELLGHSSLITTQIYTHIKKPQLLKTVNACHPMAEENINA; encoded by the coding sequence ATGGATGCTGCAAAAGAAAAAGTTTATAACGGTTATTTGGAGCATCTACTTATAAAAGGTCTTGCAAAGAGCACAGTAGAGTTATATGCAAAAGAAGCAAAGTCTTTTATAGAGTTTGTAGATGATCTAGAGTCTATAAACAACTCTATAGTTTACAACTATTTGCAAAAATACTCTCATTTAGGAAATGATGGCAAAAACAAGCATGGCAGTGCTTTAAGAGTTTTTCTTAGACATCTTTCTAAAAATGTCTATTTTAACATGAACAAAGTCAACATCCCCTATGTTAAGGGCAGTCGTAAGCTTCCTGAAATCTTAGATCAAGATGAGTTTATTAAAAGGCTTAATGAACTAAAGAAGACCGCTGAAATGTCAAATAGTTGGAAGATCAAGAGAAATTATGCGCTTACTATACTTCTGTATGCAACTGGTATGAGAGTATCGGAAGCTCTGGCTTTTGATAGAAACAATATTGAAAATGGTTGGGCACGGATTGACAGCGGCAAAGGTTTAAAAGACAGAGTCGTTCCGATTGCTAAAGAGGCAGTAGAAGCACTTGACGCTTATATGAGAACGTGTCCGTTTCCTCTGGGAAAAGGTTTCTTTGTTAATTATAAAGGCACTTCAATGTCAAGAGTTCAAGTTTATAAGATCCTCAAAGACTCCATAGATCTTAATCCGCACAGTATGAGACATCATTTTGCAACGCATATGATCATTAACGGATGTGATGTAAGCGTAGTATCTGAACTGCTTGGTCATTCAAGTCTAATCACAACACAAATATATACGCACATAAAAAAGCCTCAATTACTAAAAACCGTAAATGCATGTCATCCAATGGCAGAGGAGAATATCAATGCATAG
- a CDS encoding helix-turn-helix domain-containing protein has protein sequence MSTEITEAIPPTKELMTPQEVSELTGYSLKALASHRGSKTGFPYYKFNRRIFYKQSEIMAAIEKTKVETSAKAL, from the coding sequence ATGAGCACAGAGATAACAGAGGCAATACCTCCAACCAAAGAATTAATGACACCACAGGAAGTTTCCGAATTGACAGGCTATAGCTTAAAAGCATTGGCAAGCCATAGAGGCAGTAAAACAGGCTTCCCTTACTATAAATTTAATCGTAGAATATTTTATAAGCAATCTGAAATTATGGCTGCTATAGAAAAAACCAAAGTAGAGACCTCTGCAAAGGCTTTATAA